One Malania oleifera isolate guangnan ecotype guangnan chromosome 10, ASM2987363v1, whole genome shotgun sequence genomic region harbors:
- the LOC131166808 gene encoding uncharacterized protein LOC131166808 → MGGGTALGKAICSICYEDLKPLVEDLQAISVCGHVFHELCLQQWFEYCLNAKKNSCPVCKQTCSANHVSRLYFQSIGDPDDTIPSQRPSDRQDDCEALRRESKRLESKISGLNSALERHQKNLKDLNEELCLFKEATRMEAALKNDALKQKASIQRMFHLKSEELEKSTVECLKLQERNMDLAKELAAIKLVSDLNLEEEDVLKLASFGNEGNNKDKVDVLKRSLVIRNKSYKELMAKCNHLGRGEARSLKKLEKAKEKINKLKIRVQELETAIEMKDNEVLRALRVSKKTTCEEVSLDGLNWTSSFLSKKHSSENRVEQPATPIINLDQVRNLSNDQFGSRETENFKPMKDVHVNDTEDDSRTISVDGEKDFCILIEEDVSKISRVLHELDSKPQVSEDVAVGKPRLSKLEASSHPHKEASVGASNLVGHAILSTGKTEMLNVPVAARKEDAMLLSVDVIQDQSLLHIKREAPSSVSLSVSGDRCFSGGLLGPDGTNRHLGKWCRRSQSKGATASSGAMQASSASTADLIAVGADGRGGKIKVLRSRSHSSMDVEGPVWTKRCKHGDKTSSLQSKGYLQIEHFFGKGSH, encoded by the exons ATGGGCGGAGGCACCGCTCTCGGCAAGGCCATTTGCTCAATCTGCTACGAGGACCTCAAGCCCCTCGTTGAAGACCTCCAAGCCATCTCCGTCTGCGGCCATGTCTTCCACGAGCTCTg CCTTCAGCAGtggtttgaatattgtttaaATGCGAAGAAGAATAGTTGCCCCGTGTGCAAGCAGACCTGCTCCGCGAACCATGTCAGCCGCCTTTATTTCCAGTCTATTGGCGATCCGGATGATACAATTCCTTCGCAGAGGCCGTCCGATCGCCAAGATGATTGCGAGGCCCTGCGCAGGGAAAGTAAGAGATTAGAGAGCAAGATATCGGGGCTCAATTCGGCATTGGAGCGACACCAGAAGAATCTCAAAGATCTCAACGAGGAG CTTTGCCTCTTTAAGGAGGCTACCAGGATGGAGGCAGCGTTGAAGAATGATGCCCTAAAACAGAAAGCTTCAATTCAACGGATGTTTCATTTGAAATCTGAG GAGCTTGAGAAATCAACGGTGGAGTGCTTAAAGCTACAGGAGAGAAATATGGATTTAGCCAAAGAGCTTGCTGCCATAAAATT GGTATCTGATTTGAACCTGGAGGAAGAAGATGTTTTGAAGCTTGCCTCATTTGGTAATGAGGGCAACAACAAGGACAAAGTAGATGTTCTGAAAAGATCCTTGGTCATTCGTAACAA GAGTTACAAAGAATTGATGGCTAAATGCAATCATTTAGGAAGAGGAGAGGCTCGTTCTCTTAAAAAACTGGAAAAGGCTAAAGAGAAGATAAATAAACTGAAG ATAAGAGTTCAAGAACTGGAGACAGCCATTGAAATGAAAGACAATGAAGTTTTGAGGGCTTTAAGAGTCTCCAAGAAAACTACCTGTGAAGAGGTTTCCCTAGATGGTTTGAATTGGACCTCAAGTTTCTTGTCAAAGAAACATTCTTCAGAAAATAGAGTGGAGCAACCTGCAACACCCATTATTAATTTGGATCAAGTTAGAAACTTGAGCAATGATCAATTTGGTTCTAGGGAAACGGAAAATTTCAAACCTATGAAAGATGTACATGTAAATGACACTGAGGATGATTCAAGAACTATCTCCGTTGATGGAGAGAAGGATTTCTGCATTTTAATAGAAGAGGATGTTTCCAAAATTTCTAGAGTTCTGCATGAGCTTGATTCAAAACCCCAAGTTAGTGAGGATGTGGCTGTTGGGAAGCCCAGGCTGTCAAAGCTGGAGGCATCTTCCCATCCCCACAAAGAAGCTTCTGTGGGAGCTTCTAACCTGGTTGGGCATGCAATCTTGTCAACTGGTAAAACGGAAATGCTCAATGTTCCTGTTGCTGCAAGAAAGGAGGATGCAATGTTGCTCTCCGTTGATGTAATACAAGATCAATCTCTGCTTCACATCAAAAGAGAGGCTCCATCCTCAGTTTCACTTTCTGTTTCAG GAGATCGATGTTTTTCTGGTGGATTGCTAGGTCCTGATGGAACAAATAGGCACCTAGGGAAATGGTGCAGACGATCACAGAGCAAGGGGGCAACAGCATCTTCAGGGGCAATGCAAGCATCCAGTGCAAGCACTGCTGATTTGATTGCTGTTGGGGCTGATGGAAGAGGTGGTAAAATCAAAGTTTTGAGATCTAGAAGCCATTCTTCAATG GATGTCGAGGGGCCAGTATGGACCAAGAGGTGCAAGCATGGAGACAAAACTAGTAGTTTGCAGTCTAAAGGTTACTTGCAGATAGAACATTTCTTTGGCAAGGGCAGTCATTAA